A section of the Candidatus Eisenbacteria bacterium genome encodes:
- a CDS encoding OmpH family outer membrane protein, translated as MRRIAGRALAVLLLASAGAGAARAEELKLGFVDTARIFEQYKVAQDAQRQFDRDVESWNRDLLDAKNEIAKLKQELDNQGLVLSDAKRREKEAVLTRKQSEYQNQADGIWGPKGRATTRNEDLVKGVIDKVKKALDTLAQKEGYTLILDAASNRILFGSKSFDLTDKVVEQLNKEAADNSSGLAPAKR; from the coding sequence ATGAGACGGATCGCGGGTCGCGCCCTGGCCGTGCTGCTGCTCGCCTCGGCGGGCGCGGGCGCGGCGCGCGCGGAGGAGCTCAAGCTGGGGTTCGTGGACACCGCGCGCATCTTCGAGCAGTACAAGGTGGCGCAGGACGCCCAGCGCCAGTTCGATCGCGACGTCGAGAGCTGGAACCGCGACCTGCTGGACGCCAAAAATGAGATTGCGAAGCTCAAGCAGGAGTTGGACAATCAGGGCTTGGTGTTGAGCGACGCCAAGCGGCGGGAGAAGGAAGCCGTGCTCACCCGCAAGCAGAGCGAGTACCAGAATCAGGCCGACGGCATCTGGGGCCCCAAGGGACGGGCCACCACGCGCAACGAGGACCTGGTCAAGGGCGTCATTGACAAGGTGAAGAAGGCCCTCGACACGCTGGCCCAGAAGGAAGGGTACACGCTCATCCTCGATGCGGCCTCGAACCGGATCCTCTTCGGGAGCAAGTCCTTCGACCTCACCGACAAGGTCGTGGAGCAACTGAACAAGGAAGCCGCCGACAACTCGTCCGGCCTGGCGCCCGCCAAGCGTTGA